The genomic segment TTCACCGTCCGCTCTGGGGCGAGAGTCCTGGTGCACTCGGGAAAACAGACCGAGTTGCAGGATCAAGCGCTGCTGGTCGGAGCCGATGGAGTGGCGGTTGTTCTGGAGGAATAAGGACTTCCGCCGAGCAAACATGCGCAAAATTGCACCAGATACAACTTACCGTTAACACCCGCATCCTACCTTCCAGAGACAAGAACCCTATCGAGTGGTTCGGCTTTCGTTTGTCTATTTCGGGGTCGTAAGGTTCCTCGTAAATTCTGGATTTGTATATGGCTGCATCCACGGTGAATATCGCTGATTTCCGCTGCCGCGATCTGAAAGCCCGCTTCGGGCATGCGCAGTCGGGCTTTGAGAACCCCAACGGACTTGAGCTTGTCGAGTCTGCGCCGGCCGCCGACGAGAGCGAGGCCGAACTCGTCGAGGAGAATCCGGGCGTTCTGGACATCAGCGTTGCGCGTGACAATCCGCGGATGCGTCAGCGTTTCGTTCTACACGCTGCGACGGCTTCGCGCCATCGGTCAAACCTGGTCCGGTTCAACGAGCCGCACGTTACTGTGATGAAGGTCAATGCGGTGCGCGCCCTTGAGAGCTCTGACGACTACGATTTCCCTCCGGCTGCGTAGAGCGCCGGAAGAAAGCAAAGGCCGCTGATCCACTGGATCAGCGGCCTTTTTCACGTGTGGCCCTACTTGCCGACGTAGCTCACATGCCAGATGGAGCGGGTGCCGTCATCGGAGACGAAGAGGCTGCCGTCTTTTGCGACGGTGACGCCGACTGGGCGTCCCCATACGTTGCCGTCGCCGAGGGTGAAGCCAGTGAGGAAGTCCTCGTACTCGCCGGTAGCCTTGCCGTTCTTCATCGGGATCCGAATCACCTCATAGCCTGTACGCTGCGCGCGGTTCCATGAGCCGTGTTCAGCGGCGAAAGCATCGCCTTTGAATTCGGCGGGGAACTGCGAGCCCTCGTAGAAGGTCATTTCCAGCGAAGCCATGTGCGGGTTTACCAGCACGTCGGGCGTGATCACCTTCGATTGCAGCTCCGGGTGCTTGCCTTTGTGCCGCGGATCCTGCACCCCGCCCTTGGTCCCCATCCAGTAGTAGGGCCATCCATAGAAGCCGCCCTCTTTGATGTGGGTCACGTAGTCGGGAACCAGGTTGTTGCCGATGGCGTCGCGCTCGTTCGTGGAGCACCAGAGCTGGCCGGTGGTGGGATTGATGGCCTCACCGACGCAGTTGCGGATGCCGTAGGCGTACACCTTCACGAACTTGCCGTCGGGGGTGAACTCGAGCACGTCGGCTCGATCCTTCTCTTCGGGATGGGTATCGGGGTCGTCGACATTGGAGTGCGAGCCCACGGAGGCGAACAGCTTCGTGCCGTCCTTGGAGAAGACCAGATCGCGTGTCCAGTGGCCGCCGCCGCGGAGGCGTCCGCCACCGGGGAGGTCGGCCAGCTTCACCATGGGGCCGGTCGCTTTGAGATCGCCGTTGTGATACGGGAAGCGAATGATGGCATCGGTGTCGCCAACCAAGATGTACTGCGGGTTGTCGCCA from the Occallatibacter riparius genome contains:
- a CDS encoding PQQ-dependent sugar dehydrogenase, whose translation is MHRLCVPIAVLLISSAAFSQPEQKKVLTGQNAFTDAAHESPGTRRHLTTADLPGPKPDESVDNGTNMVPRPPNAWPQAPKGFKVELYATNLDNPRLLRTAPNGDIFLAESETGKIRVFRGVDKDGHPQQTSVFAEGLHQPFGIAFYPNGDNPQYILVGDTDAIIRFPYHNGDLKATGPMVKLADLPGGGRLRGGGHWTRDLVFSKDGTKLFASVGSHSNVDDPDTHPEEKDRADVLEFTPDGKFVKVYAYGIRNCVGEAINPTTGQLWCSTNERDAIGNNLVPDYVTHIKEGGFYGWPYYWMGTKGGVQDPRHKGKHPELQSKVITPDVLVNPHMASLEMTFYEGSQFPAEFKGDAFAAEHGSWNRAQRTGYEVIRIPMKNGKATGEYEDFLTGFTLGDGNVWGRPVGVTVAKDGSLFVSDDGTRSIWHVSYVGK